A region of Paraburkholderia sp. BL23I1N1 DNA encodes the following proteins:
- a CDS encoding MFS transporter, whose amino-acid sequence MAIDKRAIRRVAFASVIGATVEWYDFFLYGVVAGIVFNKLYFPAHDPLVSTMLAYGTFAVGFVTRPLGGVIFGHFGDKVGRKSALICTLIIMGISTAGVAFVPTFAQIGIWAPILLLALRVLQGIGLGGEWGGAVLMAYEYAPPNRRGLYASLPQIGLSIGLCLASGIVAGISRLLPEAAFLSWGWRLAFAASLLLVVLGLYIRLKVMETPEFLALKRNRRDVKIPFVDMITRYRSSVLLGMGARWIDGVFFNIFAVFMIGYLTQHLSMSRTEALTGVMIAAMVMCFFIPFFGRMSDRMGRARVYRWGSLICGASVLPAFWLMETQAGNTLAVWLGVVIPFGIFYAMVYGPEAALFAELFDPEVRYTGISFVYQFSGIFASGLTPIIATALLRLDGGKPWYVCGYVILSALLSAWSARAMERRTKPFDEMATAR is encoded by the coding sequence ATGGCAATCGATAAGCGGGCTATCCGCCGCGTTGCATTCGCGAGCGTGATTGGAGCGACGGTCGAATGGTATGACTTTTTTCTGTACGGCGTCGTGGCGGGCATTGTGTTCAACAAGCTTTACTTTCCCGCTCACGATCCACTCGTCTCGACCATGCTGGCCTACGGCACGTTCGCCGTCGGCTTCGTGACACGGCCGCTCGGCGGCGTGATCTTCGGTCACTTCGGCGACAAGGTCGGACGCAAGTCCGCGTTGATCTGCACGCTCATCATCATGGGGATTTCGACCGCGGGAGTTGCCTTCGTGCCGACCTTCGCTCAGATCGGCATCTGGGCGCCGATTCTGCTGCTCGCCTTGCGCGTATTACAGGGCATCGGGCTCGGTGGCGAGTGGGGCGGCGCGGTGCTGATGGCCTATGAATATGCGCCGCCGAACCGGCGCGGTCTGTACGCGAGCTTGCCGCAGATCGGTTTGTCGATTGGCTTGTGCCTCGCGTCGGGCATTGTCGCGGGTATTTCCCGGCTGTTGCCGGAAGCGGCGTTCCTCTCGTGGGGCTGGCGTCTTGCGTTTGCCGCATCGCTGCTGCTCGTGGTGCTCGGTCTCTACATTCGCCTTAAGGTGATGGAGACGCCCGAGTTTCTCGCGCTCAAGCGCAACCGCCGCGACGTGAAAATCCCGTTCGTCGACATGATCACGCGCTATCGCAGTTCGGTGCTGCTCGGCATGGGCGCGCGCTGGATCGACGGCGTGTTCTTCAACATCTTCGCGGTGTTCATGATCGGCTACCTCACGCAGCATCTGTCGATGAGCCGCACGGAAGCGCTCACTGGCGTGATGATCGCGGCGATGGTGATGTGCTTCTTCATCCCTTTCTTCGGCAGGATGTCGGACCGGATGGGACGCGCGCGCGTGTATCGCTGGGGCTCGCTGATTTGCGGCGCCTCGGTGCTGCCGGCCTTCTGGCTGATGGAGACGCAGGCCGGCAATACGCTGGCCGTCTGGCTCGGCGTGGTGATTCCTTTCGGCATCTTCTACGCGATGGTCTACGGTCCGGAAGCCGCGCTCTTCGCCGAACTGTTCGATCCGGAGGTGCGTTACACCGGCATCTCGTTCGTGTACCAGTTCTCGGGCATTTTCGCGAGCGGCCTCACGCCGATCATCGCGACGGCGCTGCTGCGGCTCGACGGCGGCAAGCCCTGGTACGTGTGCGGTTACGTGATTCTGTCGGCGCTGCTCTCGGCATGGTCGGCGCGAGCGATGGAACGGCGCACGAAACCCTTCGACGAGATGGCGACCGCGCGTTGA
- a CDS encoding GMC family oxidoreductase gives MVRSFDYVVVGAGSAGCVLANRLSENGRYSVCLLEAGPPDRFLWIHIPIGYGKTMFHPVYNWGFYTDPDPNMHDRKLYWPRGRTLGGCSSINGLIYIRGQKEDYDQWAALGNCGWSWKECLPYFRRLEHNELGESSTRGVDGPLWASTIKQRHVLVDAFIAASNRLGVQTVDDFNQGDQEGVGYYQLTTRRGWRCSTAVAYLKPARKRPNLQIETDALASKILFEGTRAVGIRYEQHGKVHEVRAHREVVLTAGALQSPQLLQVSGVGPAKLLNELGIPVVANRAGVGENLQDHLQVRLTYEVTRPITTNDLLHSWTGRAKMGLQWALFRDGPLAVGINQGGMFCRALPDEAKTPDIQFHFSTLSADTAGGDVHVFPGCTYSICQLRPESRGSVRIRTGDMRDAPSIQPNYLSTDLDRRTTVAGVRFARRVAATEPMASLMKREVRPGPDAQSDDELLHFCREYGQTIFHPSGTAKMGVASDPGAVVDERLRVYGTEGLRVVDCSIMPTLVSGNTNVPIVMVAEKASSMILADARASDRPAGQMQARSMEAQY, from the coding sequence ATGGTACGGAGTTTCGACTACGTGGTCGTCGGCGCGGGATCGGCGGGTTGTGTACTTGCCAACCGTCTTTCTGAAAATGGCCGCTACTCGGTATGCCTGCTCGAAGCCGGGCCGCCCGACCGCTTTCTGTGGATTCATATCCCGATCGGTTACGGCAAAACCATGTTTCATCCGGTCTACAACTGGGGCTTTTACACCGACCCGGATCCGAACATGCACGACCGCAAGCTCTACTGGCCGCGCGGGCGCACGCTGGGCGGCTGCAGTTCCATCAACGGGTTGATCTACATTCGCGGCCAGAAAGAGGATTACGACCAGTGGGCGGCGCTCGGCAATTGTGGCTGGAGCTGGAAGGAGTGCTTGCCTTACTTCCGGCGGCTCGAACACAACGAGCTTGGCGAATCGTCGACGCGCGGCGTGGACGGTCCGTTATGGGCCTCTACGATCAAACAGCGCCACGTACTCGTGGATGCGTTCATCGCTGCGTCGAATCGCCTGGGCGTCCAAACGGTAGACGACTTCAATCAGGGCGATCAGGAAGGGGTCGGCTACTACCAGCTGACCACGCGGCGCGGCTGGCGTTGTTCGACCGCTGTCGCCTACCTCAAGCCCGCACGAAAGCGTCCGAATCTGCAGATCGAGACCGATGCGCTGGCGTCGAAAATCCTCTTTGAAGGCACGCGTGCGGTGGGTATTCGTTATGAGCAGCATGGCAAGGTTCACGAAGTGCGCGCGCACCGCGAGGTGGTGCTGACGGCGGGCGCACTGCAGTCGCCGCAATTGCTGCAAGTGTCGGGTGTCGGGCCGGCAAAATTACTCAACGAGTTGGGTATTCCGGTGGTCGCGAATCGCGCGGGTGTCGGCGAGAATTTGCAGGATCATTTGCAAGTACGCCTGACTTACGAGGTGACGCGGCCAATCACGACGAACGACTTGCTGCACTCCTGGACGGGCCGCGCGAAGATGGGCCTGCAATGGGCGCTGTTTCGCGATGGGCCGCTTGCCGTCGGCATCAATCAGGGCGGCATGTTCTGCCGCGCGTTGCCGGACGAGGCGAAAACGCCCGACATCCAGTTCCATTTTTCCACGCTCTCGGCCGACACCGCCGGCGGCGATGTTCATGTCTTTCCCGGCTGCACTTATTCGATCTGCCAGTTGCGGCCGGAGTCGCGCGGCAGCGTGCGGATTCGCACAGGCGACATGCGCGACGCGCCGTCGATCCAGCCGAATTATCTGTCGACCGATCTTGACCGCCGCACGACGGTTGCGGGTGTGCGTTTTGCGCGCCGCGTTGCCGCCACCGAGCCCATGGCATCGCTGATGAAACGCGAAGTGCGTCCTGGCCCCGACGCGCAAAGCGACGACGAACTGCTGCACTTTTGCCGTGAATATGGCCAGACGATTTTTCATCCGTCCGGCACCGCGAAGATGGGTGTGGCGAGCGATCCTGGCGCGGTGGTCGACGAACGATTGCGTGTGTATGGCACGGAAGGCTTGCGGGTGGTCGATTGCTCGATCATGCCGACGCTAGTCTCGGGCAATACCAACGTACCGATCGTGATGGTCGCCGAGAAGGCGTCCAGCATGATCCTCGCGGATGCGCGCGCGAGCGATCGGCCGGCAGGGCAGATGCAAGCACGGAGCATGGAAGCGCAGTATTGA
- a CDS encoding IclR family transcriptional regulator — protein MRDTTHLPSPAHGPADDTRVLRALSVLEQLASAGQPSSLSQLSLRLQIPKATLMRLIESLEARGYVTHMPDSRGADRAIALGPRAAQLALTTLANSTFTRACRSLLRTLVESLGETCNLTVLDGDTVLYVERVETSEPLRLHLQPGTRVPLHCTASGKLFLSQMTPAERGAVIRRLSLKSMTYCTLTDIDLLEAELDRLAMRGIGVDNEEFVRGMVAVAVPVRGIEDGRVLAALAVHAPTARASLEDLLKAAPKLKEVALRIGPLLQPATAAAVATATVLSK, from the coding sequence ATGAGAGACACCACGCATCTCCCCTCGCCTGCTCACGGGCCCGCCGACGACACCCGCGTCCTGCGCGCGCTCAGCGTGCTGGAACAACTTGCGTCCGCCGGACAACCGTCGTCGCTTTCCCAGTTGTCCTTACGTCTGCAGATTCCGAAGGCGACCTTGATGCGCCTGATCGAATCGCTCGAAGCACGCGGTTACGTCACGCACATGCCGGATTCGCGCGGGGCCGATCGCGCCATTGCGCTCGGGCCCCGCGCCGCGCAACTCGCGCTGACCACGCTCGCGAACAGCACGTTTACGCGCGCGTGCCGTTCGTTGCTGCGCACGCTGGTGGAGTCGCTTGGCGAGACCTGCAATCTCACCGTGCTCGACGGCGATACCGTGCTGTACGTCGAGCGCGTCGAGACGAGCGAACCTTTGCGCCTGCATCTGCAACCGGGCACGCGCGTCCCGCTCCATTGCACTGCCAGCGGCAAACTGTTTCTTTCGCAGATGACGCCGGCCGAGCGCGGCGCTGTCATCCGGCGCTTGTCGCTCAAATCAATGACGTATTGCACCCTGACCGATATCGATCTGCTGGAAGCGGAACTCGACCGCCTCGCCATGCGCGGCATCGGTGTCGACAATGAGGAATTCGTCCGCGGCATGGTCGCGGTCGCGGTGCCGGTGCGCGGCATCGAGGACGGCCGCGTGCTCGCGGCGTTGGCCGTTCACGCACCCACGGCGCGTGCCAGCCTTGAGGATCTGCTGAAAGCAGCGCCGAAGCTCAAGGAAGTAGCCTTACGCATCGGACCGCTGCTTCAGCCTGCAACGGCAGCAGCGGTGGCAACGGCGACGGTCTTGTCAAAGTAG
- a CDS encoding amino acid permease produces the protein MEVSNKSELKTGLKERHMTMIALGGVIGAGLFVGSGVVVRQAGPAAVLSFLITGGLIVLVMRMLGEMACAMPAVGSFYEYARLAFAGKRGPGKLAGFLTGWMYWYFWVIVVAVEAVAGAKLVQFWLPDTPAWAISLVLLVVLTATNLISVGSYGEFEFWFASIKVAAIIVFLFLGALYVLGLWPASLHTTAVMPTLFSHGGLMPKGIGPVLSGAVAATGFYFGAEIVTIAAAEAHEPVKAVAKATNSVITRVLIFYVGSILLVVALVPWDSPRMATPYVSALDAMGIPAAANVMNAIVLTAVLSALNSGLYAASRMMFALTRHGDAPAALAKVNRRGVPVRAILIGTLFGYVSVVMSYVSPDTVFAFLVNSYGTVAIFVYVLIAVSQLKLRARLEREAPEMLRVRMWCYPYLTCFAIVGMIGILVAMAFIPDQRTPLWLGVVSLGVLLVAYAWRARKSGGVSAEADFVDYRPRTH, from the coding sequence ATGGAAGTATCGAACAAAAGTGAACTGAAGACCGGCCTGAAGGAGCGCCACATGACCATGATCGCGCTGGGCGGCGTGATCGGCGCGGGTCTGTTTGTCGGCAGCGGCGTCGTGGTCCGGCAGGCCGGCCCGGCGGCGGTCCTGTCGTTTCTGATTACCGGCGGCCTGATCGTGCTCGTTATGCGCATGCTCGGAGAAATGGCGTGCGCCATGCCGGCGGTGGGCTCGTTTTATGAATACGCGCGCCTTGCCTTTGCCGGCAAGCGCGGGCCGGGCAAACTGGCCGGCTTTCTGACCGGGTGGATGTACTGGTATTTCTGGGTCATCGTCGTGGCCGTCGAGGCGGTGGCCGGCGCGAAGCTGGTTCAGTTCTGGCTGCCGGATACGCCGGCGTGGGCGATCAGTCTTGTGTTGCTGGTCGTGCTGACCGCGACCAACCTGATCTCGGTGGGCAGCTACGGGGAATTCGAGTTCTGGTTCGCGTCCATCAAGGTGGCGGCGATCATCGTATTTCTGTTCCTTGGCGCGCTCTATGTGCTGGGTCTGTGGCCTGCGTCGCTGCACACCACCGCGGTGATGCCGACCCTGTTTTCGCACGGCGGACTGATGCCGAAGGGGATTGGACCAGTGCTGAGCGGCGCCGTCGCGGCGACGGGTTTTTACTTCGGCGCCGAGATCGTCACCATTGCCGCCGCCGAGGCGCATGAGCCGGTCAAGGCGGTCGCCAAAGCCACCAATTCGGTGATCACCCGCGTGCTGATTTTCTACGTCGGCTCGATCCTGCTCGTAGTGGCGCTGGTGCCTTGGGATTCGCCGCGCATGGCCACGCCGTATGTGAGCGCGCTCGATGCAATGGGTATCCCCGCCGCCGCCAATGTCATGAACGCGATCGTGCTGACCGCGGTGCTGTCCGCGCTCAATTCCGGCCTCTACGCGGCGTCTCGGATGATGTTTGCGCTCACCCGCCACGGCGATGCGCCGGCTGCGCTCGCCAAGGTCAATCGCCGCGGTGTTCCGGTTCGTGCCATTCTGATCGGCACCTTGTTCGGCTATGTGTCGGTCGTCATGTCTTACGTATCGCCCGACACAGTGTTCGCATTCCTTGTCAATTCGTACGGAACCGTGGCCATTTTCGTCTACGTGCTGATCGCCGTGTCGCAACTGAAACTGCGCGCCCGGCTCGAGCGCGAGGCGCCGGAGATGCTGCGTGTGAGGATGTGGTGCTATCCGTATCTGACCTGTTTCGCGATCGTCGGCATGATCGGCATTCTGGTGGCCATGGCCTTCATACCGGACCAGCGCACGCCGCTGTGGCTCGGCGTGGTGAGTCTCGGCGTGTTGCTCGTGGCGTATGCGTGGCGGGCTCGGAAGAGCGGGGGTGTTTCGGCTGAGGCGGATTTCGTGGACTATCGGCCTCGTACTCATTGA
- a CDS encoding FAD-binding oxidoreductase, with amino-acid sequence MEQSVITRVGEGLSAGRDSATQYDPRYDPLVSPGPGHGKQYAPTYWAATAGTPPPDDGPITKDIDVDVAIIGAGYTGLATALCLARDHGIKAVVLEANKTSWGCSSRNGGQGQNASGRLSRSQWIERWGKDVALKMHDEIQEGFDNFKALVAEIDCDPQPGGHFLIAHRPRMMAKLAAEAKVWKDVFGYPSELIDQATLRREYVNDCEAAGALHEPEGIGIHALKLAYGYLRLAREAGARVHPASPVIGWETINGIHHLRTPGGIVRARSVGIATGAYTAPDLHPSLTSRVMPILSNSMVTRPLTQQEIAACNFRTTQVLTDTRTLRFYYRFLPDNRLQIGSRSAITGADAPNPRHYELLVEGMGRKFPVLRGVQIDYSWWGWVDVSHDMMPRVCQPDPKQSVFYALGYGGNGVSYSQQAGRRLAERIAGKGSKQTLPIFTSPLPGHPFAPFRRIGQRMLYQLYFRRDEKP; translated from the coding sequence ATGGAGCAAAGTGTCATCACACGGGTCGGCGAAGGGTTGTCCGCAGGGCGGGACAGCGCAACGCAGTACGACCCGAGATACGACCCCCTGGTCTCGCCGGGACCCGGTCATGGCAAGCAATACGCACCCACCTACTGGGCCGCGACCGCCGGCACGCCGCCGCCCGACGATGGTCCGATCACGAAAGATATCGACGTGGACGTGGCGATCATCGGCGCGGGGTACACCGGGCTCGCAACGGCGCTGTGTCTCGCGCGCGATCACGGTATCAAGGCGGTGGTGCTCGAGGCCAACAAAACCAGTTGGGGCTGCAGCAGCCGCAACGGTGGGCAAGGGCAGAATGCGTCGGGACGTCTGTCGCGTTCACAATGGATCGAGCGTTGGGGTAAAGATGTCGCGCTGAAAATGCACGACGAGATCCAGGAAGGCTTCGACAACTTCAAAGCGCTGGTAGCGGAAATCGATTGCGATCCGCAACCCGGCGGCCACTTTCTGATTGCGCACCGGCCGCGCATGATGGCCAAACTCGCCGCCGAGGCCAAAGTGTGGAAAGACGTTTTTGGCTACCCGTCCGAGCTGATCGACCAGGCCACGTTGCGCCGTGAGTACGTCAACGATTGCGAGGCGGCCGGCGCGCTCCACGAGCCCGAAGGCATCGGCATTCATGCGTTGAAACTAGCCTACGGCTATCTGCGGCTGGCGCGCGAAGCGGGTGCGCGCGTTCATCCGGCGAGCCCGGTGATCGGCTGGGAAACCATCAACGGCATTCATCATTTGCGCACGCCGGGCGGCATCGTGCGGGCTCGGTCCGTGGGTATCGCGACCGGCGCTTATACGGCGCCGGACCTGCATCCTTCGCTGACGAGCCGTGTGATGCCGATCCTGTCGAATTCGATGGTGACGCGTCCGCTCACGCAGCAGGAAATCGCCGCCTGCAATTTTCGAACGACGCAGGTGCTCACCGATACACGTACCTTGCGTTTCTACTATCGCTTCCTGCCGGACAACCGGCTGCAGATCGGCAGCCGTAGCGCGATCACCGGTGCGGATGCGCCGAATCCGCGTCACTACGAGTTGCTCGTCGAAGGGATGGGCCGCAAGTTCCCGGTTCTGCGTGGTGTCCAGATCGACTATTCGTGGTGGGGCTGGGTGGACGTAAGCCACGACATGATGCCGCGCGTGTGTCAGCCGGATCCGAAGCAGTCGGTGTTTTACGCACTGGGCTACGGTGGCAACGGTGTGTCATATTCCCAGCAGGCGGGGCGCCGCCTCGCTGAACGGATTGCGGGCAAAGGGTCGAAGCAGACGCTGCCGATCTTCACGTCGCCGTTGCCCGGCCATCCGTTCGCACCGTTCCGCCGCATCGGGCAACGGATGCTCTACCAATTGTATTTCCGGCGCGACGAAAAACCTTGA
- a CDS encoding nuclear transport factor 2 family protein: MATMETSASKVTAETLAAFSDAFNRHDANALMGFMTEDCVFDAAGGSEVYGARFVGRDAVRAAFETVFRTFPDAHWGDGRHYVIGERGVSEWVFTGTHAEGWRIEAEGCDLFEFRDGLIAVKRAFRKERPKQNV; encoded by the coding sequence ATGGCCACAATGGAAACGTCCGCGTCGAAGGTTACCGCGGAGACACTCGCCGCATTTTCCGACGCGTTCAACCGTCACGATGCAAACGCGCTGATGGGCTTCATGACCGAAGACTGTGTGTTCGACGCAGCCGGCGGAAGCGAAGTGTATGGAGCGCGCTTCGTCGGCCGCGACGCGGTGCGCGCAGCATTCGAAACGGTCTTCAGGACTTTCCCGGACGCGCATTGGGGTGACGGCCGACATTACGTCATCGGAGAGCGCGGCGTGTCCGAGTGGGTGTTCACGGGGACGCATGCGGAAGGCTGGCGCATCGAAGCGGAAGGGTGCGATCTGTTCGAGTTCCGCGACGGTCTGATCGCCGTCAAGCGCGCGTTCCGTAAGGAACGCCCGAAGCAGAACGTTTGA
- a CDS encoding GTP-binding protein produces MQFFFPLGLPAGQKKLRAALRDLSSTLLRAKGIVWLDQDASPQELHVVGGRFLITPFAGHATAESTIVLIGRFTDEDEHAIKRCLESTQALN; encoded by the coding sequence CTGCAGTTTTTCTTTCCGCTCGGACTTCCCGCTGGACAGAAAAAACTCAGAGCAGCGCTTCGCGACCTGTCCTCCACGCTGCTGAGAGCGAAGGGCATCGTCTGGCTGGATCAGGATGCCTCGCCGCAGGAACTTCATGTGGTGGGTGGCCGCTTCCTCATCACGCCATTCGCGGGCCACGCAACGGCCGAATCGACGATCGTCCTGATCGGCCGTTTCACTGACGAAGACGAGCATGCGATCAAGCGTTGCCTCGAAAGCACGCAAGCGCTGAACTAA
- a CDS encoding GTP-binding protein, translated as MNAAAQSTAPPPIALVVLGGYLGAGKTTMLNQVLSMAGQRRIAVLVNDFGDINIDAALIRERTDDVINLENGCICCSIGGRLVDALVKISARPERPELLIIEASGVSDPVKIAQIGLLDRAFRLVGIIVAVDAERIGATLLDPYVGDIVRRQITGATALVLTKTDLVTGQEKGAATAAVLSLATTSILVEAVNGQIPPALIFDASVVPRHRAGGLGVTKEGVSNRHLDICSFSFRSDFPLDRKNSEQRFATCPPRC; from the coding sequence ATGAACGCAGCGGCTCAGTCGACTGCTCCGCCGCCCATTGCGCTGGTGGTGCTTGGCGGTTATCTGGGCGCGGGAAAGACGACCATGCTCAACCAGGTGCTGTCGATGGCGGGGCAGCGCCGCATAGCGGTACTGGTCAACGATTTCGGCGATATCAATATCGACGCCGCATTGATCCGTGAACGCACCGACGACGTCATCAATCTGGAGAACGGGTGCATCTGCTGCTCGATCGGCGGGCGGCTCGTCGACGCACTCGTGAAAATCAGCGCGCGGCCCGAGCGTCCCGAGTTGTTGATCATCGAAGCGAGCGGCGTTTCCGATCCTGTGAAAATCGCGCAGATCGGGCTGCTCGACCGGGCCTTCAGGCTGGTTGGGATTATCGTCGCGGTCGACGCCGAGCGCATTGGCGCAACCTTGCTCGACCCGTACGTCGGCGATATTGTGCGCCGGCAAATCACGGGCGCAACCGCGCTCGTGCTCACCAAGACCGACCTCGTGACCGGGCAGGAAAAGGGCGCGGCAACGGCAGCGGTGTTGTCGCTCGCGACTACGTCCATTCTGGTCGAAGCAGTCAATGGGCAGATACCGCCGGCGTTGATCTTCGACGCGAGTGTGGTGCCTCGCCACCGCGCGGGTGGGCTTGGTGTCACGAAGGAGGGCGTGTCGAACCGGCATCTGGATATCTGCAGTTTTTCTTTCCGCTCGGACTTCCCGCTGGACAGAAAAAACTCAGAGCAGCGCTTCGCGACCTGTCCTCCACGCTGCTGA